One segment of Ipomoea triloba cultivar NCNSP0323 chromosome 12, ASM357664v1 DNA contains the following:
- the LOC115998389 gene encoding PLAT domain-containing protein 3-like, translated as MEMGKLNRLCFVLFFSLCSAVSSISGSDDADCVYTAYIRTGTVWKGGTDSIISLTLYDADGYGVRINNLEAWGGLMGEGYDYFERGNLDIFSGRGPCLSSPICSMNLTSDGTGPHHGWYCNYVEVTVTGVHQACNQQLFTVEQWLATDASPYSLTAVVDNCYYDRSRLAAVDGEKTTISSPVIAVV; from the exons ATGGAAATGGGCAAGCTCAACCGTCTCTGCTTCGTCCTCTTCTTCTCACTCTGCTCCGCCGTCTCTTCCATATCCGGATCG GATGATGCAGATTGCGTCTACACGGCGTACATCCGAACCGGAACCGTTTGGAAGGGCGGAACGGACTCGATCATCAGTTTGACTCTCTACGATGCCGACGGTTACGGTGTACGGATCAACAACCTGGAGGCGTGGGGCGGGCTTATGGGCGAGGGCTACGACTACTTCGAGAGGGGTAATCTCGACATTTTCAGCGGCCGCGGCCCCTGCTTGAGTTCTCCGATCTGCTCCATGAACCTCACCTCCGACGGAACCGGACCGCACCACGGCTGGTACTGTAACTACGTCGAGGTCACCGTTACCGGCGTCCACCAGGCCTGCAACCAGCAGCTCTTCACCGTCGAGCAGTGGCTCGCCACTGACGCGTCGCCCTACTCGCTCACCGCGGTCGTAGACAACTGTTACTATGATCGCTCCCGGCTAGCCGCCGTCGACGGTGAGAAGACGACGATTTCTTCCCCTGTAATTGCCGTGGTTTGA
- the LOC116000202 gene encoding TPR repeat-containing thioredoxin TTL4-like has protein sequence MKLHRFEEADEAMKKGPNFDVDECTKFLGPIGNASLLIVQAQVDMGAGRVEEAAAAAQRASQLDANSKEVGTVARRTRAVAAARLNGNELFKAGRFSEASVAYGEGLEHDPYNAVLLCNRAACRTKLGQYEKALEDCNAAVNLRPSFTKARLRRSDCLFKMGKWEACMQECEVLMKETPDNEEIGKMMKEAQLLLRKHHENGSREGERSKC, from the exons ATGAAGCTGCATAGGTTCGAGGAAGCCGATGAAGCCATGAAAAAAGGTCCGAATTTTGACGTTGATGAATGCACAAAATTTCTGGGGCCGATTGGGAATGCGAGTTTGCTAATCGTACAAGCTCAAGTCGACATGGGCGCCGGCAGGGTggaggaggcggcggcggcggcgcagAGAGCGAGCCAGCTGGACGCGAACAGCAAGGAGGTGGGCACGGTGGCGCGTAGAACACGGGCCGTGGCGGCGGCTAGATTAAACGGTAATGAATTGTTTAAGGCGGGAAGGTTTTCAGAGGCGAGTGTGGCTTATGGAGAAGGACTGGAACATGATCCCTATAATGCCGTCTTGTTGTGCAACCGCGCTGCCTGCCGGACGAAATTGGGACAGTACGAGAAAGCGTTGGAGGATTGCAACGCCGCCGTCAACCTCCGGCCGTCGTTCACCAAGGCTAGGTTAAGGAGATCCGACTGTCTCTTTAAG ATGGGAAAATGGGAAGCATGCATGCAAGAATGCGAGGTGTTGATGAAAGAGACACCAGACAATGAAGAGATTgggaagatgatgaaggaagcTCAGCTTCTGCTTAGAAAACACCATGAAAATGGTAGCAGAGAGGGCGAGAGATCTAAGTGTTGA
- the LOC115999977 gene encoding PLAT domain-containing protein 3-like → MAIGKVNSLCFGLVFLFCFAVSSISGSDPDCVYTAYVRTGSILKAGTDSIITLTLYDSDGYGVRINDLEAWGGLMGEGYDYFERGNLDIFSGRGPCLSSPICYMNLTSDGSGKNHGWYCNYVEVTVTGVHQACSQQLFTVEQWLATDTSPYTLTAIVDNCYSVRSRLAAGDGEKISSQIIAEI, encoded by the exons ATGGCAATAGGCAAGGTCAACTCGCTCTGCTTCGGCCTCGTCTTCTTATTCTGCTTCGCCGTCTCTTCGATCTCCGGATCG GATCCAGATTGCGTTTACACGGCGTACGTCCGGACCGGATCGATTTTGAAGGCCGGAACGGACTCGATCATCACCTTGACTCTCTACGACTCCGACGGTTACGGCGTACGGATCAACGACCTGGAGGCGTGGGGCGGGCTTATGGGCGAGGGCTACGACTACTTCGAGAGGGGTAATCTTGACATTTTCAGCGGCCGCGGTCCCTGCTTGAGCTCTCCGATCTGTTACATGAACCTAACCTCCGATGGATCCGGCAAAAATCACGGCTGGTACTGTAACTACGTCGAGGTCACCGTCACCGGCGTCCATCAGGCCTGCAGTCAGCAGCTCTTCACCGTCGAGCAGTGGCTCGCCACCGACACGTCGCCGTACACGCTCACTGCTATCGTGGATAACTGTTACTCCGTTCGCTCCCGGCTCGCCGCCGGCGACGGTGAGAAGATTTCTTCCCAAATAATCGCTGAGATTTGA
- the LOC115999976 gene encoding uncharacterized protein LOC115999976, with translation MIMGSLLHDFNSSIKIPRICILSIMFFFFFVKAQSFPPANLNETSTAAPPSVYQLLSAYALPMGLFPEGILDFYLDNVSGRFELRLSHSCAAEFETPVWYDVTVSGTLSYGQISDLSGVAAQELFLWLPAKSIRVDIPSSGLIYFDVGVVNKQFSLSFFETPRVCTFLDNDEAPSWSSGDLVSIEDLFRIIETKSGKELKQHYQEDAGRAVS, from the exons ATGATTATGGGTTCATTGTTACATGATTTCAATTCCTCCATAAAAATCCCCAGAATTTGTATTCTCTCCAtaatgttcttcttcttcttcgtaaAAGCACAATCTTTTCCTCCGGCGAACCTCAACGAAACCTCGACGGCGGCGCCGCCGTCAGTCTACCAGCTCCTTTCCGCCTACGCCCTTCCCATGGGGCTGTTTCCGGAGGGCATTCTCGACTTTTACCTCGACAACGTCTCCGGCCGCTTCGAGCTCCGCCTCTCCCACTCCTGCGCCGCCGAGTTCGAGACCCCTGTCTGGTATGACGTCACCGTGTCCGGAACCCTAAGCTACGGCCAGATCTCCGACCTCTCCGGCGTCGCCGCCCAGGAGCTTTTCCTTTGGCTCCCCGCCAAGTCCATTCGGGTCGACATCCCTAGCTCCGGTTTGATTTATTTCGATGTCGGCGTAGTTAACAAACAATTCTCGCTCTCCTTTTTCGAGACGCCGCGTGTTTGCACCTTCCTAGATAACGACGAGGCGCCTTCTTGGTCTTCAGGAGACCTCGTATCAATCGAAGATCTTTTTCGGATAATCGAG ACTAAATCAGGGAAGGAGCTGAAGCAGCATTATCAAGAGGACGCGGGGAGAGCTGTTTCCTAA